The Lepus europaeus isolate LE1 chromosome 1, mLepTim1.pri, whole genome shotgun sequence genome contains the following window.
cacacacacacacatgggggggcagagggagggtgggagggagggagagagagagaatatatcttccatcctctggttcactccccaaatgaacacaatggccaggagtttcatccaggtctcccgcctgggtttaggggcccaagcacttgggccaccctttgctgtttttccaggcacattagcagggagctggatcggacgtggagcagctgggactcgaacttgcgcccatatgggatgccagcattgcaggtgatagTTTAACCAGCTAAGCCCCAGTGAAGGCACAGCTTTATGCCCTACTGAATACTGCTGCATAACAGCTGCTTAGCAATTGTTTGCTGAATGAGTAAACaaccttttttcctttctttttgggaAGTTAAAGTTTTGggataaaaacaaatcttagtaGATCGAGTGGGACCTGTCGTAGGTCTGAGGGCTGTGTGCTCTCTTTCCCCCTGCGTGTCTGATGCAAGTTGTTTGTGAGTGGTAGCTTGCAGGCAGGTGGCTGAGCATCCCTCGTCCCTTTGCAGTAGACTGTTGGGGGCTGATGGAGTCATGTCACAGGTGTGAGGACTCAGCAGCCGGTAAGCGGTGCAGGCTGAAATGCTAGGGAGGATTGCCGCTTGGGCAGGGCGGTCCTGTGTATGAAGAAGCGACCGCCTGGCAGACAGCCCTGCAGGTCCTCTTTTCAAGCGGCAAGCAGAGGTGCAGGGGGACCCCTGGATTGATCAGAACAGGGGACTTTAAAAcctccatggaaaatggaattaaaggacaaGTTGATTTGGGGACAGagcaattttgaaatgtatgcaaaCAAGGGGTCTACAGAGTTCATGAAAGATACATTATAAAGACCTATGCATGGGGTCCAATTGTTCTTTGTACCAAAAATAATCTCtcaattccatttgtccatgagccttttgaagttcCCGCATATGGAAAGCAGCTTCAGAGTGGGCGTGGCCTGTGGAGCACCTGTGCTCAGGTGCTTACTCAGCACGTTTCTGGGCTCATGGTTGGTAGTCAGCAGGGAGTGCTGGTGGTTAATCAGCTTTAGCTGGACCGAGCTGTGGATGTGCATTGCCAGGGTCACGTTCAACTCTGCCTGTCCTGGAGCCCCACCCACGGTGACTTTCACCACTGCGCATGGCCACTCGGTAAATgtgccccccaccacacacacactgatgatGGTTGGGGTCTCCCTGCATTTGTCAGCTCACGATTGTTTCTGACCCTGTGCCAAGCAGCCACCATGGCAACCGCACCCACCTGAGTCGGTGGGCAGGTAGAACACCAGGCTGGTTAAGAAGGAGAAGAGCAGGCAGGGGATGATGACGTTGACAATGAAGTAGAGGGGCAGGCGCTGCATGACAAAGTGGTAGGTGATGTCCAAGTAGGGGGTGTTGGGGCAGCAGGAGTAGAACACCCAGTGCTTCCAGCCCCGTGACTCCTTGATCACCCACTCCCCGCTCTCCATGAAGTTGCTCAGGTCCGGCTGGTCACTTTCCTGAGAAAGGAAACAGATTAGGGAACCCGAACCAGGCCGCCCTAAGGAGGTATGGGCTTGTGCAGTCAGCAGTGACAAGGGAACagaccccaccccagctctgtgGGCCACAACTGCATCCGGGTCACAGATTCCTTTCTGATAAGTTAAATATTAGGATTCTACACATTTAACTAATCAGAGTTTTCCGACTTTCGGgtgccctggccccacccaggatGGGTTAAATCAGAATTCTCAGGAATGAGCCTGGCAGAGGAAGTGCAGGTAGTTCTCATGGGCGACGCATCAAGGACCTTCCTAACCAGCTAAGTAGCATCATGCTGGAGAGTGACTAAGTTCTGAGTGGTGCTGGGGGCCTGGGATCATCCAGGGCAGTGTTGCAAACCCGTCACACTGATCTTCACCCAGCCTCATCGCGGGAGGCCACCACCTACCGGGTTGATGGCCACCACCGAGCCGTCATAGGTCCAGGTGCCCAGTTTCATGCTGCAGTTCTGTTCATCGAAGGGAAAGTGCGTGACGATGATCTCACAGTAGCTCTTAAAGATGGCTGGAGGTGTCCAGGTGATGTGGCCCGTGTAGTCCAGGAGCACTTTGGTGAACTTGACAATGGCAAAGTCACCGTCAGCACTACAGGGGGGCAAGAGAGGGAAATGTGTCCAAGCGACAGATGAGCCTTGGGGACAGTCACAGGATACAGCTGTTAGGTATTCCCGTGCTATTTATAGAAGCTTTAGGCAGTCTTTTGTGTCTATGGCAACACTTGTCTGATACTAAGAATCATTGGGGTGCTTGTTAAAAATATAAGTTCCTGAGCCTCAGCTAGGGGTGAGCCCTGGGTCACAATATCGGGGAAGAACACAGGTGTCTACAGTTTTAAAGAAGTGACGCATAACTTGGGTCTGACGTGTCCTGCTATTTTCCCCCTAGTCTGCTGTGGTATTTGAAATGTTAATCTCCATCTGTCCACATGTCCTACTCCTGTCCCTCTCCTTCAATTGCTTTGAGAGTTAACTGGGGAaaatcaggaaattaaaaaaaaaaaaaaaaaaccacttctgATGGCTCAAGCAGGCTAGGGAAGGGGGTGGGCGTTTGATAAAGTGGTGAGGACATCGCTTGGGACCCCAGTGCTCCCtattggagtgactgggttcaagttctggttctattcctgtttccagcttcctgctcacacacaccttgggaggcagcaggtgatggctcaagtagttgggcctctgccacccctgtgggagattaggacagggctcctggctcctggctcctggctttggcctggcccagccccaactcttgcaggcatttggggagtgaaccagtaggtggaaaatctccctgtctctctgtcttgcaaaCTGTTTAGAACTCAGTGGAATGGGGTTGTAGGCTCAGATGCCTCCAGGCCAGCAGGTGGGGAGTGAGTGCAGGTGAAAGGTGAACagagcccctctctcctctcagGAGGAAGCCCCACGGGGAGCTGCCCAGGGCATGCACAGCACGAGGGAAGGCCCAGTGTTGCTGTCAGATACTACAATTCTTCCCCAGAAACTAGAAATCTatatttttttgtaataaaacattttcagatttttgattaTTGGATTTTTCTAGATTTCAATGTGATATTTCCTGATTCCTCAAGTTTGGCAATAATTCcgcattaaaaagaaaaccatggcCCGTGCTAAGAAAATCACAAGCACCTGTTCCCGGGGGCTTATTCAGGGGCAGTTTGCTCTTCCCTAAGCAGCCTGGGTCAGGGGTAGGCAGGGGGCAGCGGGGGCGCCTGCAGGGACGGAAAGCGTATTGATCTGTCTTGTCATCAATCACAAGGTTTTCTTCCCACTGGTTTGCCCTTGGGattgaagtgggggggggggggcgggtcttGATTCAGAAACCTTTTGACATGAGCCCCCCCAAAAAGAGCCCAAGAGAGCAGAGGCCCTCCCCATAAGCAGGTCTAACAGAGAGCTCCATCAGGCTGATCCTCAGGGCACCTGCCCTAACGGACCACAGGATGCTAACCGCTTCCCTCAGATTCCTGCTGAAAGGGAAACTCAGCACCAGATCCTCGGATCTCACAGCGCGTTTTCCCAAAATGTGAATGGATCATCTGACTCAAGCCCCAAGTCCAAATGCAATTGGACCAAAGGTGGTAgaaagtcgggggggggggggctctcccaccaggctcttggcttccttcCCCGGCCCTGCCTCCCCGCCTGCGCAGTCTGCGAGTGCACGCCGGCGGGCACGCATACGTGTTGTGCAGTGCCAGACCATCAATCCCCGGCAGCGGCCGCACTCCTGCCAGGGGAGGAGGAGCGTCGGCATGAACGTTGCCTGACAAATGAAGGGCGTATGATAATGAACGTGTCGTTAAACCAGAGTCTTCAATCGCGTCATGATTTCGCAACATGCAGTCTGTCATGGCGACCCAGACGTCCGGGCGATCGGGAGGTGACACAAGGGACAGCCCTGCAAGGCTCGGCCTTTTTGGTGGAGAGGACGTCTCTGACCCCCAGGGACCCAGGAGCTGGGGTCTGCAGATGGTTGCCACGCACCCTCCAGGAGCTCCCTGGGATGAACTgaccccacccacagccctgatTCAGTCTGGCTCCAGGGATTGTTTCTGTGCATAACGTGAGGCGCCATAGGGCTTCTTCAGCCCATTTGCATGCCTCTGCCTTTGGGAGGGTCGCTTCGTGTTAGCGGGACCGAGACGCAGCCCCTGTGTACAGCCCTCCCGCGAGGGCGTCAGGCACCGCCTGTCCTGGAGCCCCGCTCCCcggcctgtccctgtcccctttcGCTTACTTATTGTAGAGAACCAGGTCCGGGCGCCAGATCTTTTCGGAGGGAACGTGGATTTTTTTCACGCCGCCGTAGTCCTCTGGATTCCATTTGAGGTTGTAATCCACCCATTGCTAGAAATGATGACAGCCCGTTACACAGCCAAAAGCCTTGTCTAAAAGCTGGGGTTATGCAGCACCCTGCTGGGTCTGGGCGTTCAGATATTGACAGCAATCGTGCCTTGTAGGGCAAGTGTGATTCAGAATTCAGCTTTGACTTTAGACAAATAATAACAGCAAACATGGGCACCGACTGCATGCAGACACTGGGGTAAGGGCTTTCCTGATGGTAACTCATTTGGTGCTCACAACCAGCTTGTAAGCATGATTCCTGCACCCACTTTACACGTGCGGAAACACAGTTACCCCAAGTCATGTGGCTGGGAGGTGACAGTCTGCCAAGCTACACCACCCACGCCAGGAAAGGGGAAGGACCCACCATTGAAAAAATAGtcttatgggggccggcgctgtggcacagtgggttaacgccctggcctgaagcaccagcatcccatatgggtgccggttggagacccagctgctccacttccaacccagctctctgctatggcctgggaaagcagtacaggatggcccaagtccttggacccctgcacccacatgagagacccaggagaagctcctggctcctggcttcagatcggcatagctctggccattgcagccatctgggtagtgaaccagcagatggaagacctatctctctgtctctacctctctctgtaactctttcaaataaataaaataaatctttaaaaaaagaaaaaaagaaaaagaaaaatagtcttATGACTTTCCTGTATTACAAAACTAATACTTATGTAGGTCCAGGGCGGCAAGTGTGAATGCATATGGTCGCGCCCCCTGAGAATCCCTACGCTGCAGTCAGAGCACGACCTTATTTGGAGACAGGAGTTTTATAGAGATGAAGTTCAAATAAGGCCGTTATGCTAGGTTCTAATCCAAGATGACTGGTGTCTTCATTAGAAGGGGAAATTCAGAAACAAATATATGTAAGACATGTatgaaaggtacagagagagagagagagaacaaggcagagagagagctcacaCACACAAGAAGAAAGCCACATGAGCAGAAAAATGGCACTCTCCAAGCCAGCAGCGGAGCCTTAGACAgatgcctccctcccagccctcgGGAGGAAGCAGCCTGCCCAGGCCCCGACTTTGGGCTTCCAGCTCCCGGACTATGGAAAGAGAAATTGCTGTGTTTAATCTACCCAGTTTGCAGTCCCTTGATACGGCAGCCTTAGCCgactagcacacacacacacacacacaggccccacaCTCCTTCCGGTGCAAAACGCCTGCTTTCAGCAttttggaagatgtctctgttaCCAGAGTTGACGTCTTCTGGGCCCAGGTGGAGTTTCAAGGCGAAGATGAACAGCATCAGGGCAACGATGGGGCTGACTTACCTGTTTCAGACGAACGTTGGTTGTCACGATCTGATTCACTTCGTCCTGAAAGGAGAGCGGGGCCCCCTGTTTAGGGGCTTGGGAGGTgcccagggagagggaggagggtgccACAGGGAGCCCCGATGCGTCTCACCACATTGATGAGCTGGATCAGCTGCAGGCCCACGGTGACCTCTACAACCTGGCGATGGTCTGCCACAGGCCTCACCACGTTGCTGTAGTCTTTAAATAGCTTTGCCACCAGGCGGGTCTCGTGTTCGGAGCCCAGGACAAGGCCAGCTGAGAGAGTGGATGACACATGCCCGTGAGACTCTGACCCTGCCCTCCACGCGCACCAGCATGAGAAATTGAGGGGCAGTGAGTGAGCTGCCGCCAGGGTGGAAGGGGGCTGCCTTCGTCCCTTCCCCagcaccctggctgctgtggcttccactggggggcagcaggcagggtaGATTATCTCCACACTTGCTCCTGGATGGGGGGCATTGCCTAACACAGCCCCTGGCCGAGCCAGGTTtaccaggaacacacacacacacaaccggAGAGACCACAGAGATTCCCGTCCCAGGTCTGGTCATGGTGTAATGAAATCTTGGACCAGCTGGCTTCAGATCCCAGGATGCCACAAATACTCACAAACTGGTGCTGGTTTGCCCCCAGCAGGATGGCCACTGCTAAGAGAATGACAAAGAACCAGTGCTGGTGAGGGGGGCAAATTGCAGCCTCATGTGTGGCTGGAGGGAATGCAAAGTGGCAGCTCCCCGACAAGTTGAACACAGTCACTGCAGGACCTGCCAGTCCACCCCTGGGTACACACCCTAGAGaacagcagcactattcacagtggCAGAGACGTGGTAGGcactcaaatgcccatcagtaGATAAAGGGATACACACATCTGGCACAGCTGAACGATGGAATATTACCCAGCCTTGAAAagggaatgaagtactgatacatgaAACGTAGGAACCATGAAAGCGTTACGCTAAGTgagagaagccagacacaaaggggGCACTTATtgtaggatttcattcatttgaacCAGGTAGAACAGATCATCCATGGAGACAGAACACAGATTGGGGGTTTCCAGGgactgaggggaggggagaatggGAGTGACTGTGGCAtgggtgtgaggtttccttttaGGGTGATGAAAAACTTCTGGAACTAGACAGTGGTGGTGACCATTTAACACTGAGACCATGCTCACTGCCTCTCAATTGTATGCTTCCAAGCCTTACGTAATGtatattttactataatttttttaaaaaatcaccgcTTGTGGGTACATGTCCCAGCTAAGTTTTAAAAACCAAGTGAAAACCCTGTGCTTGGCTGGGTTTGGGGCTCTTATTTGGGTCCTGAGTGATTCcagggacttttttttctttgacaggcagagtggacagtgagaaagagagagacggagagaaaggtcttccttctgttggttcacccccccaatggctgctacagccggcgtgctgtggccagtgcgctgcgctgatctgaagccaggagccaggtgcttctcctggtctcccatgcgggtgcagggcccagggatttgggccatcctccactgcactcccgggccacagcagagagctggactagaagaggagcaaccaggacagaactggtgccccaactgggactagaacccgcgatgccggtgccataggcagaggattagcctagtgctaGCCTTGGTGCCGGCCTCCAGGGACTCTTTACTTCATTGCAGAGAAAGCAGAATCACCAAAGGCCGCCTGTTCTGTCCAGTGTGCTCTGTGACCCTGACCAGCCTCAGGGGAGGCAGGCGGCAGAAATTCTCCCCACTCGTCCCAGGCCATGTGGCTGGACGGACACAGCGCGGCTGCCATGCCCTCGTTCTGCACGGTTTCCTGCACTAACACTTCATGGGAGGGGCGCTCGTGCACAGCTGTTTCCGGGAGGGGATGGGGGATGTGTTCCACAGCCCAGCCAGAGGCTTGGGAAGGATCTGTGTGCCACAAGCCTGTGGGTCGGCGGCTGCCTGTTCCGGTTtgggagaggaagcagacacAAGAGCCCATCCGAGCCTATCCGTTTGTCCTGATCCCAGTAACAAGATCTCCCCTTACCGCAGGTCACCGCTGGGGCCAGCCCGGCTTCTCCCTGGGCAGAGAAGACCGAGGGAGCGAGATAGATGCTTTCCTTTGTGCCCAGTAGTGTTAACTGGCTGCTGCTGGGTTGTCATTTTGCTGTCTTCCTCTGTGGGTACTAAGTTTGGAAGTGCTTGTCAAGGAAATAGTTACTGAGGAAAATCAGTTACTTTATGTGTTTTTTATTAAGCAATAAAAGGAATTCACTAACTTCTGGGTTTGTTCTGTACTGGCACTTTTGTGGCTTGCTAACTCGTCCTGTCTCACCCTGGGTGAGGCGGCCACTGTGATGGTGGCTACCTTACAGAGGAGCAAGCAGGTGCACAAAGAGCTGAAGTGACTCTCCCAGGCTTCCTAAGCCAGACTCCAAGCTCTCAACTACTGTTTCTCATCCAGGACTTTGGATCATTGACATTATG
Protein-coding sequences here:
- the CHRNA1 gene encoding acetylcholine receptor subunit alpha gives rise to the protein MEPRPLLLLLGLCSAGLVLGSEHETRLVAKLFKDYSNVVRPVADHRQVVEVTVGLQLIQLINVDEVNQIVTTNVRLKQQWVDYNLKWNPEDYGGVKKIHVPSEKIWRPDLVLYNNADGDFAIVKFTKVLLDYTGHITWTPPAIFKSYCEIIVTHFPFDEQNCSMKLGTWTYDGSVVAINPESDQPDLSNFMESGEWVIKESRGWKHWVFYSCCPNTPYLDITYHFVMQRLPLYFIVNVIIPCLLFSFLTSLVFYLPTDSGEKMTLSISVLLSLTVFLLVIVELIPSTSSAVPLIGKYMLFTMVFVIASIIITVIVINTHHRSPSTHVMPEWVRKVFIDTVPNIMFFSTMKRPSREKQEKKIFTEDIDISDISGKPGPPPLGFHSPLIKHPEVKSAIEGVKYIAETMKSDQESSNASEEWKYVAMVMDHILLGIFMLVCLIGTLAVFAGRLIELNQQG